The Lacrimispora xylanolytica genome has a segment encoding these proteins:
- a CDS encoding PAS domain S-box protein: protein MNDHFFESIVRNAPMAYAYHKIVLDEAGVPCDYYFLDVNTAYETMSGLKREEIIGKRVTEVMPAIGEESLDWIRVFGTAALQGRSKEFESFSVTFGRWLRVYVYSPEKYYLITNITDISIKRSQVEEGGQLRKLLKEKDSEFHFIIENLPFSLGVLRLDGTFLYMNQAGRSLYEFGEAAYSRKSIIKSFVDPEDWHRFVDKVHTSGVTSEFYMNLRMESGRVFWAITIGMIIKYHGKKSILLSQYDFTQRMHIEKALKESEEKFRMIFQNASESIMIVQNKRIQIYNPMLSQILGYSMEELMNKPFLEIIHEDDRARANLANDRRLSGEVLEKRIQYRVMHKDGTTAWVEANGVLIQWMDKPAIEYFLTNITEQKKAEDALRNSEKNLQMIMEFSSDVTWVFNFNQLKLKYVSPSVYHFLGFYPDELMKMDPALLIPNEFREKTKEMLIRSIKEFKEHSEVSKTYTIELQNIHKNGKRIWTEMSCKYRYNDNMEIEIVSSSRNIEERKHAQQEVLYLSYHDQLTGLYNRRFYEEELRRLDTKSNLPVTLILADVNGLKLTNDAFGHLTGDKLLKRAVEIFHQYSRCDDIIARIGGDEFVFLLPRTEQDEAQEMISRMKTAMAMENVDHGILSVSFGASTKTMEDQDIFYIFSEAENVMYQQKLKESNSMRNQTIHVIIEQLYRDNEEEEAHNRRVSEICKELATAMDLGDEIIHDITIAGLLHDIGKIGLDKEIISKIEPMTEEEWTQFKRHPEKGYQILKSSVKYAQAAQYVLSHHERMDGNGYPQGIRGNEIPFPARILSVADAYDTMIAPRGYHRKWNQEEAVEELINNAGTQFDESVVRAFVEKVLRKSFDR from the coding sequence ATGAATGATCATTTCTTTGAATCGATTGTAAGAAACGCACCCATGGCATACGCATATCATAAAATTGTTCTTGATGAGGCAGGCGTTCCCTGTGATTATTATTTTCTGGATGTAAATACAGCTTATGAAACGATGAGCGGATTAAAACGGGAAGAGATCATTGGAAAAAGGGTTACTGAAGTAATGCCGGCAATTGGGGAGGAATCCCTGGACTGGATCCGCGTATTCGGAACCGCAGCCCTACAGGGGAGAAGCAAGGAGTTTGAGAGCTTTTCGGTCACGTTTGGCCGCTGGCTGCGGGTATATGTATACTCACCAGAAAAATATTATCTGATCACCAATATCACCGATATTTCAATTAAAAGAAGTCAGGTGGAAGAAGGCGGTCAGCTGAGAAAGCTTTTAAAGGAGAAAGATTCGGAGTTTCATTTTATCATAGAGAATCTTCCATTTTCCCTTGGGGTTCTACGGCTTGATGGCACCTTTCTTTATATGAATCAGGCAGGGCGAAGCTTATATGAATTTGGTGAAGCAGCTTATAGCAGGAAGAGTATTATAAAATCATTTGTAGATCCAGAAGACTGGCACCGGTTCGTAGATAAGGTACATACTTCAGGGGTGACCAGTGAATTTTATATGAATTTAAGGATGGAGTCTGGACGGGTCTTTTGGGCTATTACCATTGGCATGATCATAAAGTATCATGGCAAGAAATCCATCCTGTTATCCCAATATGATTTTACCCAGCGAATGCACATTGAGAAGGCCTTAAAAGAGAGTGAAGAGAAGTTTCGGATGATCTTTCAAAATGCATCGGAAAGTATTATGATTGTTCAAAACAAAAGGATTCAGATCTATAATCCCATGCTTTCCCAAATCCTTGGATATTCCATGGAAGAGCTTATGAATAAGCCATTTCTTGAAATTATTCATGAAGATGACCGGGCAAGGGCAAATTTAGCGAATGACAGGCGCCTGTCAGGAGAAGTACTGGAAAAAAGGATTCAGTACCGGGTAATGCACAAAGATGGGACAACGGCTTGGGTGGAGGCAAATGGTGTCCTGATTCAATGGATGGACAAGCCAGCCATTGAATATTTCCTTACGAATATTACGGAACAGAAAAAGGCGGAGGATGCTCTCAGGAACAGTGAGAAGAACCTGCAGATGATTATGGAATTTTCCTCTGATGTGACCTGGGTCTTTAATTTTAATCAGTTAAAGCTTAAATATGTCAGCCCTTCCGTCTATCATTTTTTGGGATTCTATCCAGATGAGCTTATGAAAATGGACCCGGCTCTCCTGATACCCAATGAATTCAGAGAAAAGACCAAGGAGATGCTGATCCGAAGCATTAAGGAATTTAAAGAGCATTCAGAGGTGAGCAAGACATATACCATAGAACTGCAGAATATCCACAAGAACGGAAAACGAATCTGGACAGAAATGTCCTGCAAATACCGCTACAACGATAATATGGAAATAGAAATCGTCAGCTCCAGCCGTAATATTGAAGAGCGCAAGCATGCACAGCAGGAGGTCCTTTATTTAAGCTATCACGACCAGCTGACAGGGCTCTACAATCGGCGCTTCTACGAAGAAGAATTAAGACGTCTGGATACAAAAAGCAATCTTCCTGTCACATTGATTCTCGCCGATGTCAACGGTCTAAAACTGACCAATGATGCATTTGGCCATCTGACCGGAGACAAGCTTTTAAAACGGGCGGTTGAGATCTTTCATCAATACAGCCGGTGCGATGATATCATTGCAAGAATTGGAGGCGATGAATTTGTATTTCTCCTTCCAAGGACGGAACAAGATGAGGCACAGGAAATGATAAGCCGCATGAAAACGGCTATGGCGATGGAAAACGTTGACCATGGAATATTATCAGTCTCCTTTGGTGCCTCGACAAAAACAATGGAAGACCAGGATATATTCTATATTTTCAGTGAAGCTGAGAATGTCATGTACCAGCAAAAACTAAAAGAGAGCAATTCCATGAGAAATCAGACCATTCACGTCATTATCGAACAGTTATATCGGGATAACGAAGAGGAGGAGGCTCATAACCGGAGAGTCAGTGAAATATGCAAGGAACTGGCAACAGCAATGGACCTTGGAGATGAAATCATTCATGATATCACCATTGCAGGACTTTTGCATGATATAGGTAAAATAGGGCTTGATAAAGAAATCATTTCCAAAATAGAACCCATGACAGAAGAGGAATGGACCCAATTCAAACGCCACCCGGAAAAAGGCTACCAGATCTTAAAATCCTCCGTGAAATATGCCCAGGCGGCCCAATACGTGTTAAGCCATCATGAACGCATGGATGGAAATGGCTATCCTCAGGGAATTAGAGGCAATGAAATTCCCTTTCCAGCCAGGATATTAAGTGTTGCAGATGCCTATGATACCATGATTGCTCCAAGGGGATATCATCGAAAGTGGAATCAGGAGGAGGCGGTAGAGGAGCTTATAAACAATGCCGGAACCCAGTTTGATGAGAGTGTAGTGAGGGCGTTTGTTGAAAAGGTTCTTCGTAAGTCTTTTGATCGGTGA
- a CDS encoding glycoside hydrolase family 18 protein, translating to MKKTVIRTTLLGLSIFMLALFGVSSEKDAYAENETAPAAEASQGVQSQEADAGKNHLMVGYYAAWSAYSHYYPNQIDASKLTHINYAFANIGPDLKLTLGYPDIDPENFRLLNSLKQSNPNLKTLISVGGWSWSGRFSDAALTEERRNAFADSCVDFITTYGFDGIDLDWEYPVAGGLNTNGKRPEDKQNFTLLLKKIREKLDERGARDQKHYLLTIAGGADKSYVNNVELSKIASYLDFANIMTYDLHGHWDTHTDLLAPLYPNGDSSPQYKTSVEQAVDTWLNASFPKEKLVMGVPFYGYLYSSVTDSNRGLYQRFGGASSISYQDINKNYLHKEGYTRFVHSQSKVPWLFNGTIFISYEDGESVGYKSEFIKSKGLAGAMIWELSQDPSGELLGNMHRILNQ from the coding sequence ATGAAAAAAACGGTTATTAGAACGACACTGTTAGGCTTATCTATTTTCATGCTTGCTCTTTTCGGAGTAAGCAGTGAAAAAGATGCATATGCTGAAAATGAAACAGCACCGGCAGCAGAAGCCTCTCAAGGGGTACAGTCACAGGAAGCAGATGCAGGTAAGAACCATTTAATGGTTGGTTATTATGCAGCATGGTCTGCTTATTCTCATTATTATCCCAATCAAATTGATGCTTCCAAGCTGACTCACATCAACTATGCCTTTGCGAACATAGGACCAGATTTAAAGCTGACTCTTGGTTACCCAGATATAGACCCAGAGAATTTCCGGCTATTAAATTCCTTAAAGCAGTCTAATCCAAACCTGAAGACTCTGATTTCAGTCGGTGGCTGGAGCTGGTCTGGGAGATTCTCTGATGCAGCGCTTACGGAAGAAAGAAGAAATGCCTTTGCCGACAGCTGTGTGGATTTTATTACTACATATGGATTTGATGGTATCGATTTAGACTGGGAGTACCCGGTGGCAGGAGGACTCAACACCAATGGAAAACGCCCGGAGGATAAACAGAATTTCACGCTGCTTCTTAAGAAAATACGGGAAAAGCTGGACGAAAGAGGTGCAAGAGATCAAAAGCATTACCTGCTTACCATTGCTGGAGGTGCAGATAAATCTTATGTAAACAACGTAGAGCTATCAAAGATTGCATCCTATCTGGATTTTGCCAATATTATGACCTACGATCTTCATGGACACTGGGATACCCACACGGATTTGCTGGCCCCACTTTATCCAAACGGAGATTCCTCACCACAATATAAAACAAGTGTGGAGCAGGCAGTGGATACCTGGCTGAATGCATCGTTCCCAAAAGAAAAGCTTGTAATGGGTGTTCCATTTTACGGTTACTTATATTCCTCTGTCACCGATTCTAACCGGGGACTCTATCAAAGGTTCGGTGGTGCAAGCTCCATCAGCTACCAGGATATCAATAAGAATTACTTACATAAAGAAGGCTATACCCGGTTCGTCCATTCCCAGTCAAAGGTTCCGTGGCTCTTTAATGGCACGATTTTTATAAGCTATGAAGATGGGGAATCCGTTGGCTATAAATCGGAGTTCATCAAATCCAAAGGCCTCGCAGGCGCCATGATATGGGAGCTGAGCCAGGATCCGTCTGGTGAGCTGTTGGGCAATATGCATCGTATTCTAAATCAGTAA